From a region of the Nocardioides ginsengisegetis genome:
- the rarD gene encoding EamA family transporter RarD, with protein sequence MGESRRGLALGVAAYGIWGAFPLYWPLLEPAGAMEILAHRLLWSVVTMGLLVVALRRTTQFRALLRDRRVFTLLALAAAVITVNWFTYIWGVNNGRVVETSLGYFINPLVTVLMGVFILGERLRPLQWVAMGVAGAAVGVLTLDYGHLPWVAIVLAFSFGSYGLAKKTANVGAVESLTLETSLVAPCAALYIGWLVAHGDSNFGTHGLPHALLITSAGIVTAIPLICFGAAATRVSMVSLGLLQYLAPILQFALGVLYFHEDMPAGRWAGFVLVWVALAIFTVELVTHRRRQLRLTVVASTA encoded by the coding sequence GTGGGAGAATCGCGACGCGGGCTGGCACTGGGGGTCGCCGCCTACGGCATCTGGGGCGCCTTCCCCCTCTACTGGCCCTTGCTCGAGCCGGCCGGCGCGATGGAGATCCTCGCGCACCGGCTGCTCTGGTCGGTGGTCACCATGGGGCTGCTCGTCGTCGCCCTGCGACGTACGACGCAGTTCCGCGCGCTGCTGCGCGATCGGCGGGTCTTCACCCTGCTGGCACTCGCCGCGGCCGTGATCACGGTCAACTGGTTCACCTACATCTGGGGCGTCAACAACGGGCGGGTCGTCGAGACGTCGCTGGGCTACTTCATCAATCCGCTGGTGACCGTGCTGATGGGCGTCTTCATCCTCGGGGAGCGGCTGCGTCCCCTGCAGTGGGTGGCGATGGGGGTCGCCGGCGCGGCGGTCGGCGTGCTCACGCTCGACTACGGGCACCTGCCCTGGGTCGCGATCGTGCTGGCCTTCTCGTTCGGCAGCTACGGCCTGGCCAAGAAGACCGCCAATGTCGGCGCGGTGGAGAGCCTCACCCTGGAGACGAGCCTGGTCGCGCCCTGCGCCGCGCTGTACATCGGCTGGCTGGTGGCGCACGGGGACTCCAACTTCGGCACCCACGGCCTGCCGCACGCGCTGCTGATCACCAGCGCGGGCATCGTGACCGCCATCCCGCTGATCTGTTTCGGTGCGGCCGCCACACGCGTCTCGATGGTGTCGCTGGGGCTGCTGCAGTACCTCGCGCCGATCCTTCAGTTCGCGCTGGGCGTCCTCTACTTCCACGAGGACATGCCCGCCGGCCGGTGGGCGGGCTTCGTCCTGGTGTGGGTGGCCCTGGCCATCTTCACCGTCGAGCTCGTCACGCACCGCCGCCGTCAGCTGCGGCTGACGGTCGTCGCGAGCACCGCCTGA
- a CDS encoding polyprenyl synthetase family protein — translation MSTSDLALPVTDVALETRLRDRMAEVEKALAGHVQSRAPFVTEAASHLMEAGGKRFRPLLVLLAAECGDRAGSDEVVTAACVVELTHLASLYHDDVMDEADLRRGAPSANSRWDNHVAILTGDFLFSKSSELTAELGPDAVKIQALTFTRLVEGQIMETVTPGPGEDPLAHYLDVVAGKTGSLIATSARYGARFGGASREVEEALTAYGEIVGSAFQLSDDILDIASESDESGKTPGTDLREGVPTLPVLMARASQDPADARLLELLDADLTDDQVHAEVLDLLRKHPAMDEARAYVIARAQEAKALLAVLPDGPVREALEAFADIVAVRSA, via the coding sequence GTGAGCACCTCTGACCTCGCGCTTCCCGTCACCGACGTGGCCCTCGAGACCCGCCTGCGTGACCGGATGGCGGAGGTCGAGAAGGCCCTCGCCGGCCACGTGCAGTCCCGCGCCCCGTTCGTGACCGAGGCCGCCAGCCACCTCATGGAGGCCGGCGGCAAGCGGTTCCGCCCGCTGCTGGTCCTGCTCGCCGCCGAGTGCGGCGACCGCGCCGGGTCCGACGAGGTCGTCACGGCGGCGTGCGTGGTCGAGCTGACCCACCTCGCCTCGCTCTACCACGACGACGTCATGGACGAGGCCGACCTCCGCCGCGGCGCCCCGTCGGCCAACTCGCGCTGGGACAACCACGTCGCGATCCTCACCGGCGACTTCCTCTTCTCCAAGTCCTCCGAGCTCACGGCCGAGCTCGGCCCCGACGCCGTCAAGATCCAGGCGCTGACCTTCACCCGGCTCGTCGAGGGCCAGATCATGGAGACGGTGACCCCCGGTCCCGGGGAGGACCCGCTCGCGCACTACCTCGACGTGGTCGCCGGCAAGACCGGCTCCCTGATCGCCACGTCGGCCCGCTACGGCGCACGCTTCGGCGGCGCGTCCCGCGAGGTCGAGGAGGCCCTCACGGCGTACGGCGAGATCGTCGGCAGCGCCTTCCAGCTCTCCGACGACATCCTCGACATCGCCTCCGAGTCCGACGAGTCCGGCAAGACGCCCGGCACCGACCTCCGCGAGGGCGTGCCGACCCTGCCCGTGCTGATGGCCCGCGCGTCCCAGGACCCCGCCGACGCCCGCCTGCTCGAGCTGCTCGACGCCGACCTGACCGACGACCAGGTCCACGCCGAGGTCCTCGACCTGCTCCGCAAGCACCCGGCCATGGACGAGGCCCGCGCCTACGTCATCGCCCGCGCGCAGGAGGCGAAAGCGCTCCTGGCGGTGCTCCCCGACGGTCCGGTCCGGGAGGCCCTCGAGGCGTTCGCCGACATCGTGGCGGTCCGCTCGGCCTGA
- the nuoN gene encoding NADH-quinone oxidoreductase subunit NuoN: MLLVFGVACAGVLVEAFLPRERRYVVQAALAVAGLVAALVGTAFVASDLPNLGNGAARGLIAAEGTIVVDGPTVFFWGLILLFATGGVLLFAERRLEGGVSAFAGQAAALPGTEAERQASTQGLDHTEVYPLLMFAVGGMLLFPAANDLITMFVALEVLSLPLYLLCGLARRRRLLSQEAALKYFLLGAFSSGFFLYGAALVYGFAGSMQLSDINEAVRNDTDNSALLLIGMGMLAVGLLFKVGAAPFHAWTPDVYQGAPTAVTGFMAACTKVAAFGAMLRLFYVAFGSDRWSWQPMLWVIAILTMVVGAVLAVVQTDVKRMLAYSSVAHTGFLLTGVLGVQSAADLADGQVTSLQAVLFYLTTYGFAMIGAFAVVTLVRDSGGEATQFARWAGIGRRSPLLGGLFAFFLLSMAGIPLTAGFVGKWAVFTVALSAGAWPVVISAVLCSIVAVFFYVRVIVLMFFVEGEGEVAAVAKPSLLTSGTILVGVAATLVLGVVPGPVLTLAAHAGEFIR, from the coding sequence ATGCTCCTCGTCTTCGGCGTCGCCTGCGCTGGCGTCCTCGTCGAGGCGTTCCTGCCGCGCGAGCGTCGGTACGTCGTCCAGGCCGCCCTCGCGGTGGCCGGGCTCGTGGCCGCCCTCGTCGGCACCGCCTTCGTGGCCTCGGACCTCCCCAACCTCGGCAACGGCGCCGCCCGCGGCCTGATCGCGGCCGAGGGCACGATCGTGGTCGACGGCCCGACCGTCTTCTTCTGGGGCCTGATCCTGCTCTTCGCGACCGGCGGCGTGCTGCTCTTCGCCGAGCGCCGGCTCGAGGGCGGCGTCTCGGCCTTCGCCGGCCAGGCCGCCGCGCTGCCCGGCACCGAGGCCGAGCGCCAGGCCTCCACCCAGGGCCTGGACCACACCGAGGTCTACCCGCTGCTGATGTTCGCGGTCGGCGGCATGCTGCTCTTCCCGGCCGCCAACGACCTGATCACGATGTTCGTCGCGCTCGAGGTCCTCTCGCTCCCGCTCTACCTGCTGTGCGGCCTGGCCCGGCGCCGGCGCCTGCTCAGCCAGGAGGCGGCGCTGAAGTACTTCCTGCTCGGCGCGTTCTCCTCCGGCTTCTTCCTGTACGGCGCCGCGCTGGTCTACGGCTTCGCCGGCTCGATGCAGCTCTCCGACATCAACGAGGCCGTCCGCAACGACACCGACAACTCCGCGCTGTTGCTGATCGGCATGGGCATGCTCGCCGTCGGCCTGCTCTTCAAGGTCGGTGCCGCGCCGTTCCACGCCTGGACCCCCGACGTCTACCAGGGCGCCCCGACCGCGGTGACCGGCTTCATGGCCGCGTGCACCAAGGTCGCCGCCTTCGGCGCGATGCTCCGGCTCTTCTACGTCGCCTTCGGCTCCGACCGCTGGAGCTGGCAGCCGATGCTGTGGGTCATCGCGATCCTGACGATGGTGGTCGGCGCGGTCCTCGCGGTCGTGCAGACCGACGTGAAGCGGATGCTGGCCTACTCCTCGGTCGCCCACACCGGCTTCCTCCTGACCGGCGTCCTCGGCGTCCAGAGCGCCGCTGACCTCGCCGACGGGCAGGTGACGTCGCTGCAGGCCGTGCTGTTCTACCTGACGACGTACGGCTTCGCCATGATCGGCGCCTTCGCCGTGGTCACCCTGGTCCGCGACTCCGGCGGCGAGGCGACGCAGTTCGCGCGCTGGGCCGGCATCGGGCGGCGCTCGCCCCTGCTCGGCGGCCTGTTCGCGTTCTTCCTGCTGTCGATGGCCGGCATCCCGCTGACCGCGGGCTTCGTGGGCAAGTGGGCGGTCTTCACCGTCGCCCTGTCCGCCGGAGCCTGGCCGGTCGTGATCTCCGCGGTGCTGTGCAGCATCGTCGCCGTGTTCTTCTACGTGCGGGTGATCGTGCTGATGTTCTTCGTCGAGGGAGAGGGCGAGGTGGCCGCGGTCGCCAAGCCCTCGCTGCTGACCTCCGGGACCATCCTGGTGGGCGTCGCCGCCACCTTGGTGCTGGGCGTCGTCCCGGGCCCGGTTCTCACGCTCGCGGCGCATGCAGGAGAATTCATCAGGTGA
- a CDS encoding NADH-quinone oxidoreductase subunit M, with translation MSSFPWLTILIAVPLVGALLVAFVPKAPGSVLPRQLGVAVSLLTLAVAVVIAAQYDTGGGMQLTEDHEWIHAFGVHYALGVDGLGLLMILLTVVLVPIVLVASWHDADSSNPSAFFAWALALEGLSLAVFAATDVFLFYVVFEATLIPAYFLIGGFGREGRAFAALKFLMYQLGGGLVMLASVIGLYVVSAQAGRPTYLLSDLANLDMSTSAERWLFAGFFIAFAVKAPLFPLHTWLADTTEKATPGTSVLLVCVLDKIGTFGMLRFCLGLFPEASKWATPVVFALALISIVYGALIAIGQDDVLRLIGLTSLSHFGFITLGIFAFSSQGGSGAILYMVNHGIATAAMFLIAGFLIQRKGTSLISQMSGLEKTAPVLAGTFLIAGLATLGLPGLSQFVSEILVLISAFDRAWWAGAIAVSGIVLAAVYVLWMYQRTMTGPGSPDDAANVGVRDLDRRELAAVVPLMIGLVLFGFVPGPLLDVSNPTIDTLLQHTGVSDDEPVVPAAGSGTAEEGQQ, from the coding sequence ATGAGTTCCTTCCCCTGGCTCACGATCCTGATCGCCGTGCCGCTCGTCGGCGCGCTGCTGGTCGCGTTCGTCCCCAAGGCCCCCGGCTCGGTGCTGCCCAGGCAGCTCGGGGTCGCGGTCTCGCTGCTGACGCTGGCGGTCGCGGTGGTGATCGCCGCCCAGTACGACACCGGTGGCGGCATGCAGCTGACCGAGGACCATGAGTGGATCCACGCGTTCGGCGTCCACTACGCCCTCGGCGTCGACGGGCTCGGCCTGCTGATGATCCTGCTGACGGTCGTGCTCGTGCCGATCGTGCTCGTCGCCTCCTGGCACGACGCCGACTCCTCGAACCCGTCGGCGTTCTTCGCCTGGGCGCTCGCGCTCGAGGGCCTCTCGCTGGCGGTCTTCGCGGCCACCGACGTGTTTCTCTTCTACGTCGTCTTCGAGGCAACGCTGATCCCGGCCTACTTCCTGATCGGCGGCTTCGGTCGTGAGGGCCGGGCCTTCGCCGCGCTGAAGTTCCTGATGTACCAGCTCGGTGGCGGCCTCGTCATGCTGGCCTCGGTCATCGGCCTGTACGTCGTCTCCGCCCAGGCCGGGCGTCCGACGTACCTCCTCTCCGACCTCGCGAACCTCGACATGTCCACCAGCGCCGAGCGGTGGCTGTTCGCCGGGTTCTTCATCGCCTTCGCGGTGAAGGCGCCGCTGTTCCCGCTGCACACCTGGCTGGCCGACACCACCGAGAAGGCCACGCCCGGCACCAGCGTGCTGCTGGTCTGCGTGCTCGACAAGATCGGCACCTTCGGGATGCTGCGCTTCTGCCTCGGCCTGTTCCCCGAGGCCTCCAAGTGGGCCACGCCGGTCGTCTTCGCGCTCGCGCTGATCTCCATCGTCTACGGCGCGCTCATCGCCATCGGCCAGGACGACGTGCTGCGCCTGATCGGCCTCACCTCGCTCAGCCACTTCGGCTTCATCACCCTGGGCATCTTCGCCTTCAGCTCGCAGGGCGGCTCCGGCGCGATCCTCTACATGGTCAACCACGGCATCGCGACTGCGGCCATGTTCCTCATCGCCGGCTTCCTGATCCAGCGCAAGGGGACGTCCCTGATCAGCCAGATGAGCGGACTGGAGAAGACCGCACCGGTCCTCGCCGGCACCTTCCTCATCGCCGGCTTGGCCACCCTGGGCCTGCCCGGCCTGAGCCAGTTCGTCTCCGAGATCCTGGTGCTGATCTCCGCCTTCGACCGGGCCTGGTGGGCCGGCGCGATCGCGGTCAGCGGCATCGTCCTCGCCGCCGTCTACGTCCTGTGGATGTACCAGCGCACGATGACCGGCCCCGGCTCCCCGGACGACGCTGCCAACGTGGGCGTGCGCGACCTCGACCGCCGCGAGCTGGCGGCCGTCGTGCCGCTGATGATCGGGCTCGTGCTCTTCGGCTTCGTGCCCGGCCCGCTGCTCGACGTCAGCAACCCGACCATCGACACCCTGCTCCAGCACACGGGCGTCAGCGACGACGAACCCGTCGTACCCGCTGCCGGGTCCGGCACGGCTGAGGAAGGCCAGCAGTGA
- the nuoL gene encoding NADH-quinone oxidoreductase subunit L, whose translation MYALHEAVPIPVVDPSQADGVYALLWLVVALPLAGAAILLVGGAIAPKPSDRFGHLLGTLLPIGSFALSLVMFLGLLGRDAGDRQVSQHLYTWFEVGHLNVGMDLLYDPLSALFLLLITGVGSLIHVYSIGYMEHDPRRRRFFGYLNLFVAAMLMLVLSENYLGLFLGWEGVGLASYLLIGFWQHKPSAAAAAKKAFVINRVGDIGMSLAIMLMFVQFGTTSFSGISAVSSGASDNVLNVLGVLLLLGACGKSAQVPLQSWLLDAMEGPTPVSALIHAATMVTAGVYLITRSNFIFELAPTAQTVVVVVACVTLLWGAVIGCAKDDIKKALAGSTMSQIGYMMLGAGLGVGGYAFAIFHLLTHGFFKANMFLGAGSVMHGMDDDVDMRHYGALRKAMPVTFLTFAMGYLAIIGFPGFSGFWSKDKIIEVALADNWLVGLCALLGAGVTGFYMTRLMLLTFITDKRWAKGVHPHESPKVMTIPLMVLAALSVLGGLMLAGGWIQDFLSPVVGTPPEEDLPVPALVISLLAVLVVAVGVATAWFLVGKRDVPRTAPQDVSFVTRAARADLYGDAINDGLVVNPGRRLVGGLLGMDRHGVDGVLTGGPVAIGAVALTLRKVQNGFVRSYALSLLGGVLLVVLALLAVNLA comes from the coding sequence ATGTACGCCCTGCACGAAGCCGTGCCGATCCCTGTCGTGGACCCGAGCCAGGCCGACGGCGTCTACGCGCTGCTGTGGCTGGTCGTGGCACTGCCGCTGGCCGGCGCCGCGATCCTGCTCGTCGGCGGCGCGATCGCGCCGAAGCCCTCCGACCGGTTCGGCCACCTGCTCGGCACCCTGCTGCCGATCGGCTCGTTCGCGCTCAGCCTGGTGATGTTCCTCGGGCTGCTCGGCCGCGACGCGGGCGACCGCCAGGTCAGCCAGCACCTCTACACCTGGTTCGAGGTCGGCCACCTCAACGTCGGCATGGACCTGCTCTACGACCCGCTGTCGGCGCTGTTCCTGCTGCTGATCACCGGGGTGGGCTCGCTGATCCACGTCTACTCCATCGGCTACATGGAGCACGACCCGCGGCGCCGCCGGTTCTTCGGCTACCTCAACCTCTTCGTCGCCGCCATGCTGATGCTGGTGCTCTCGGAGAACTACCTCGGCCTGTTCCTGGGCTGGGAGGGCGTCGGCCTCGCGTCGTACCTCCTCATCGGCTTCTGGCAGCACAAGCCCAGCGCGGCGGCGGCGGCCAAGAAGGCCTTCGTCATCAACCGCGTCGGTGACATCGGCATGTCGCTGGCGATCATGCTCATGTTCGTCCAGTTCGGAACGACGAGCTTCTCGGGCATCTCCGCGGTCTCCTCCGGCGCGAGCGACAACGTCCTCAACGTCCTCGGCGTGCTGCTCCTGCTCGGCGCCTGCGGCAAGTCGGCCCAGGTGCCACTGCAGTCCTGGCTGCTCGACGCGATGGAGGGCCCGACCCCGGTCTCGGCCCTGATCCACGCGGCCACCATGGTGACCGCCGGCGTCTACCTCATCACCCGCTCCAACTTCATCTTCGAGCTCGCGCCGACCGCCCAGACCGTGGTCGTGGTCGTGGCCTGCGTGACGCTGCTGTGGGGTGCGGTCATCGGATGCGCCAAGGACGACATCAAGAAGGCGCTCGCCGGATCGACGATGAGCCAGATCGGCTACATGATGCTCGGCGCCGGACTCGGCGTCGGCGGCTACGCGTTCGCGATCTTCCACCTGCTCACGCACGGCTTCTTCAAGGCCAACATGTTCCTCGGCGCCGGCTCGGTCATGCACGGCATGGACGACGACGTCGACATGCGCCACTACGGTGCGCTGCGCAAGGCCATGCCGGTCACGTTCCTGACCTTCGCGATGGGCTACCTCGCGATCATCGGCTTCCCGGGCTTCTCCGGCTTCTGGTCGAAGGACAAGATCATCGAGGTCGCGCTGGCCGACAACTGGCTGGTCGGGCTGTGCGCCCTGCTCGGCGCCGGCGTCACGGGCTTCTACATGACCCGGCTGATGCTGCTGACCTTCATCACCGACAAGCGCTGGGCCAAGGGCGTCCACCCGCACGAGTCGCCGAAGGTCATGACGATCCCGCTCATGGTGCTCGCGGCCCTGTCCGTGCTCGGCGGCCTGATGCTCGCGGGCGGCTGGATCCAGGACTTCCTGTCGCCGGTCGTCGGCACGCCTCCCGAGGAGGACCTGCCGGTCCCGGCCCTGGTGATCTCGCTGCTCGCCGTCCTCGTCGTGGCCGTCGGTGTCGCCACCGCCTGGTTCCTCGTCGGCAAGCGCGACGTGCCCCGCACCGCCCCGCAGGACGTCTCCTTCGTGACCCGCGCGGCCCGCGCCGACCTCTACGGCGACGCGATCAACGACGGCCTCGTGGTCAACCCCGGTCGCCGCCTCGTCGGTGGCCTGCTCGGGATGGACCGCCACGGCGTCGACGGTGTCCTCACCGGCGGCCCGGTCGCGATCGGTGCCGTGGCGCTCACGCTGCGCAAGGTCCAGAACGGCTTCGTCCGCTCCTACGCCCTCTCCCTGCTCGGCGGCGTCCTGCTCGTCGTCCTGGCCCTCCTGGCGGTGAACCTCGCATGA
- the nuoK gene encoding NADH-quinone oxidoreductase subunit NuoK, with protein MSITPYIVLSAILFTIGCVGVLTRRNAIVVFMCVELMLNASNLALAAFSRQHGNLDGQIAAFFVMVVAAAEVVVGLAIIMTIFRTRRSASVDDASLLKY; from the coding sequence GTGAGCATCACCCCCTACATCGTGCTCTCCGCGATCCTGTTCACGATCGGCTGCGTGGGCGTCCTGACCCGGCGCAACGCGATCGTGGTGTTCATGTGCGTCGAGCTGATGCTCAACGCCTCGAACCTCGCCCTGGCGGCGTTCTCCCGCCAGCACGGCAACCTCGACGGCCAGATCGCGGCGTTCTTCGTGATGGTTGTCGCCGCGGCCGAGGTCGTGGTCGGGCTCGCGATCATCATGACCATCTTCCGGACCCGTCGCTCGGCCTCGGTCGACGACGCGAGCCTGCTGAAGTACTGA
- a CDS encoding NADH-quinone oxidoreductase subunit J: protein MIAFWCLAPIMTLAALGILFVRKAVHAALLLAVVMISLAILYAALDAPFLFAVQIIVYTGAILMLFLFVLMLVGVDASDSVVETIRGQRALAIVLGLLLGLVLVVALSQISLGSAVGLDTANAGGNIQGLAAVLFSQYVFAFEVTSALLITAAMGAMVLAHRERLTPKPTQAMLAAQRVRDYGEKGLHLGPLPPPGVFARNNAVDTPALLPDGTASEASISRVLAARGTVRSAPALAEDIEGVQRSLAGTTDDEETDK from the coding sequence GTGATCGCCTTCTGGTGCCTCGCACCGATCATGACGCTGGCGGCGCTGGGCATCCTGTTCGTCCGCAAGGCCGTGCACGCCGCCCTCCTGCTGGCCGTGGTGATGATCAGCCTGGCCATCCTCTATGCCGCCCTCGACGCGCCGTTCCTCTTTGCCGTCCAGATCATCGTCTACACCGGCGCGATCCTGATGCTGTTCCTCTTCGTGCTGATGCTGGTCGGCGTCGACGCCTCCGACTCGGTCGTGGAGACCATCCGCGGCCAGCGGGCGCTGGCCATCGTGCTCGGCCTGCTGCTCGGCCTCGTGCTCGTGGTGGCGCTCAGCCAGATCTCGCTGGGCTCGGCCGTGGGCCTGGACACCGCCAACGCCGGCGGCAACATCCAGGGCCTCGCCGCGGTGCTGTTCTCCCAGTACGTCTTCGCCTTCGAGGTCACCAGCGCCCTGTTGATCACCGCGGCCATGGGCGCCATGGTGCTCGCCCACCGCGAGCGGCTCACGCCCAAGCCCACCCAGGCGATGCTGGCCGCCCAGCGCGTCCGCGACTACGGCGAGAAGGGCCTGCACCTCGGCCCGCTGCCGCCCCCGGGCGTCTTCGCCCGCAACAACGCGGTCGACACCCCGGCCCTGCTGCCCGACGGCACCGCCTCGGAGGCCTCGATCAGCCGGGTGCTCGCCGCGCGCGGCACGGTCCGGTCCGCCCCGGCACTCGCCGAGGACATCGAGGGCGTGCAGCGCTCGCTGGCCGGCACGACGGACGACGAGGAGACCGACAAGTGA
- the nuoI gene encoding NADH-quinone oxidoreductase subunit NuoI yields the protein MAESKGMKEQFWDPIAGFGVTFRTMFKKVVTEQYPFEKLPTAPRFHGRHQLNRWPDGLEKCIGCELCAWACPADAIYVEGASNTEDERFSPGERYGRVYQINYLRCILCGLCIEACPTRALTMTNEYELADDNRADLIYEKSDLLAPLLPGMEQPPHPMRLGDDEGAYYRGQYAAPAPTEEIVP from the coding sequence ATGGCTGAGTCCAAGGGCATGAAGGAACAGTTCTGGGACCCCATCGCGGGTTTCGGCGTCACCTTCCGCACCATGTTCAAGAAGGTCGTCACCGAGCAGTACCCCTTCGAGAAGCTGCCCACCGCGCCGCGGTTCCACGGCCGGCACCAGCTCAACCGCTGGCCCGACGGTCTGGAGAAGTGCATCGGCTGCGAGCTGTGCGCCTGGGCCTGCCCCGCCGACGCGATCTACGTCGAGGGTGCCTCCAACACCGAGGACGAGCGGTTCAGCCCCGGTGAGCGCTACGGCCGCGTCTACCAGATCAACTACCTGCGCTGCATCCTCTGCGGCCTGTGTATCGAGGCCTGTCCGACCCGCGCGCTGACGATGACCAACGAGTACGAGCTGGCCGACGACAACCGCGCCGACCTGATCTACGAGAAGTCCGACCTCCTCGCGCCCCTCCTGCCCGGCATGGAGCAGCCGCCGCACCCGATGCGGCTCGGCGACGACGAGGGCGCCTACTACCGGGGCCAGTACGCCGCCCCCGCCCCGACCGAGGAGATCGTGCCGTGA
- the nuoH gene encoding NADH-quinone oxidoreductase subunit NuoH — MISTINVLAADDLSAFGHDPWWVITIKTLLIFLVLVLLTLFNIWWERRVVARMQHRIGPNVNGPFGLLQSLADGVKLALKEDIIPKAADKVVFLLAPVIAAVPAFVTFSVIPFGPTVKVPFSDVRTPLQLTDMPVAVLFVMAIASIGIYGIVLGGWSSGSTYSLLGGLRSSAQMISYEVAMGLALVAVFLYAGSMSTSEIVAAQDKFWFGLILVPSFVIYTISMVGETNRAPFDLPEAEGELVGGFHTEYSSLKFALFFLAEYINMATVSALATTLFLGGWHAPWGLINIWPGADTGYWPVLWFFGKVLFFIFVFIWLRGSLPRLRYDQFMAFGWKRLIPISLVWIIAVATIRSVSLDGGVDRQYLLIGIGVLAVLFLALFFIGESEEEPTVAETEETGRAAGGFPVPPMPAGGAVRGAAVPLTFESRTSTVAAGEDL, encoded by the coding sequence GTGATCTCGACGATCAACGTGCTGGCCGCCGACGACCTCTCGGCCTTCGGCCACGACCCGTGGTGGGTCATCACCATCAAGACCCTGCTGATCTTCCTGGTCCTGGTGCTGCTCACGCTGTTCAACATCTGGTGGGAGCGCCGGGTCGTGGCCCGGATGCAGCACCGGATCGGCCCCAACGTCAACGGGCCCTTCGGCCTGCTGCAGTCGCTGGCCGACGGCGTGAAGCTGGCGCTGAAGGAGGACATCATCCCCAAGGCCGCCGACAAGGTGGTCTTCCTGCTGGCGCCGGTGATCGCGGCCGTTCCGGCCTTCGTGACGTTCTCCGTCATCCCGTTCGGCCCGACCGTGAAGGTGCCGTTCAGCGACGTCCGCACGCCGCTGCAGCTCACCGACATGCCGGTGGCCGTGCTGTTCGTGATGGCCATCGCCTCGATCGGCATCTACGGCATCGTGCTCGGCGGCTGGTCCTCGGGATCGACGTACTCCCTGCTGGGCGGGCTGCGCTCCAGCGCCCAGATGATCTCCTACGAGGTCGCGATGGGCCTGGCCCTCGTCGCGGTCTTCCTCTACGCCGGCTCCATGTCCACCAGCGAGATCGTGGCCGCCCAGGACAAGTTCTGGTTCGGCCTGATCCTGGTCCCGTCGTTCGTGATCTACACGATCTCGATGGTCGGCGAGACCAACCGCGCGCCGTTCGACCTCCCCGAGGCCGAGGGCGAGCTGGTCGGCGGCTTCCACACGGAGTACTCCTCCCTGAAGTTCGCGCTGTTCTTCCTCGCCGAGTACATCAACATGGCGACCGTCTCCGCGCTCGCGACCACGCTCTTCCTGGGCGGCTGGCACGCGCCGTGGGGGCTCATCAACATCTGGCCCGGCGCCGACACGGGCTACTGGCCGGTGCTGTGGTTCTTCGGCAAGGTGCTGTTCTTCATCTTCGTCTTCATCTGGCTGCGCGGGTCGCTGCCGCGGCTGCGCTACGACCAGTTCATGGCGTTCGGCTGGAAGCGGCTCATCCCGATCTCGCTGGTGTGGATCATCGCCGTCGCCACGATCCGCTCGGTGTCGCTCGACGGCGGCGTCGACCGCCAGTACCTCCTGATCGGCATCGGCGTGCTCGCCGTCCTGTTCCTCGCGCTGTTCTTCATCGGCGAGTCCGAGGAGGAGCCGACGGTCGCCGAGACCGAGGAGACCGGGCGGGCCGCGGGCGGCTTCCCCGTCCCGCCGATGCCTGCCGGAGGCGCCGTCCGCGGCGCAGCCGTCCCGCTCACGTTCGAGTCCCGCACGTCCACTGTCGCCGCTGGGGAGGACCTCTGA